The Sphingomonas sp. HF-S4 sequence TAGGGGCCGCGCCCGTCCGCCGCAAGTTACAGCCGGCTGACGGCGGCGTTCAGGGGCTATTCAATGGGCGGACCCTATGCCAGACGGATGAAGATGCTGGTTAAGCCTGTTTTCTGTGCGTGCCTGGCGGTGCTCTCGCTTGCCGGAGGGCAGCACGCGCATGCGCTCGACATGCAGGACAGCAACCAGGAAGCTGCCAGCCAGCGCCGGCTCAAGGGCCAGAACCTGCCGGTGCGCGAGATCGAGCGCCGCGTCGTTCCCCGCATGCCCGGCGCGCAATATCTCGGATTCGACTACGACCCGTCGACGGACGTTTACACGCTCAAGTTCCTGCGCAATGGATCGGTGATCTGGGTGGATGCGGACGGGCGCACGGGGAACATTCTGCGACGCACGGGCAATTAGCGCCAGCAACGGTACAGGGACAAATATGCGACTTCTGATCGTCGAGGACGAACCCAATCTCGGACAGCAGCTCCGCAACGCGCTCGAAGGCGCGGGCTATGCGGTCGATCTCGCCACCGATGGCGAGGAAGGGCTCTATCTCGGCTCGAACGAGCAATATGACGCGATCATCCTCGATCTCGGCCTCCCCGAGATCGACGGCCTCACCGTGCTCGATCGCTGGCGCAAGGAAGGCAAGACCACCCCGGTGCTCGTGCTCACCGCGCGCGACAGCTGGTCGGACAAGGTCGCCGGGCTCGATGCCGGCGCCGACGATTATGTCGCCAAGCCGTTCCAGACCGAGGAACTGATCGCCCGGCTGCGCGCGCTGATCCGCCGTGCCTCGGGCAACGCGTCCGCGGAGCTCATTGCCGGCGACATCCGCCTCGACACGCGCAGCGGCAAGGTCACCAAGGCCGGCGAGCCGGTCAAGCTGACCGCGCAGGAATACAAGCTGCTCAGCTATCTGCTCCACCACAAGGGCAAGGTCGTCAGCCGCACCGAGCTGATCGAGCACATCTACGATCAGGATTTCGATCGCGATTCGAACACGATCGAAGTGTTCGTCACCCGCATCCGCAAGAAGCTCGGGCCCGACGTGATCACTACCATCCGCGGGCTGGGCTACAGCCTCGAGGAACCCGCGGTCGCCTGACATGGCCGAAGCCGGGGACAATGTCCCGTCCCCCCTGAGCGACGCGGCGCTCGAGCCGCAGCCGCGGAATTATGCCCCGCGCGCCACCGGCTCGGTCAGCCGGCGCATGATCCTGATCGCCAGCGCGTGGATTTTCGTGCTGCTGGTCGGCGGCGGCGTCGCGCTCGATCGCGTGCTCACCACCGCGATCACGCGGAACTTCGACGAGCAGCTCGATTACCTGCTTACCTCGATGATCGTCTCGGCCGAGCTCGGCCCGAGCGGCGAAGTGATGCTCAACCGCGAACTCGCCGACCAGCGTTTCCTCGAACCCGGCTCGGGCGCCTATTGGCAAATCAGCGGCAAGGGCTTCGAACCCTTCCCGTCGCGCTCGCTGTGGGACCGCAAGCTGCGCGTCAATCAGCGCCATGACGATCGCGACCTCCACATCTACGACAGCGACGAGTTCGTTGACAAAACCCCGCGCGCCGACCGCGATCCCAACGATCCGAGCAACCAGTTGCTCCGCATCGCCGAACGCGACCTGACGTTGCCCGGATCGCCGGTGCGGTGGAAATTCCAGGTGGCGCAGAGCCGCGACGGTCTCGACGCCCAGATCGCCACGCTGCGCCGCACGCTGGTGCGCAGCTTCGTGCTGCTCGGGCTCGGGCTGATCGTGATGGTCGGGTTGCAGACCTGGTACGGACTGCTGCCGCTGCGGAAGGTCCGAAAGGAGATCGCCCGGCTGCGCGCCGGCGAGGCCAGCAGGATCGAGGATCGCATGCCTGCGGAAATCGCGCCGATGGTCGACGAATTGAACGCGCTGGTCGAGCACAACGATCGCCAGGCCGAGGAAGCGCGGCGCCATGCCGGCAACCTCGCCCATGCACTCAAGACCCCGCTCAGCGTGATCATGAACGCCGCCGCAGCCGGACAGGACGACCTCGCCCCCACTGTGATCCGCGAGGCGCGGACGATGCGTCGCCAGATCGACCACCACCTCGCCCGCGCCCGCGCCGTCGGCAGGCGGGGCAGCGCCCACAGCCGCGCGCAGGTCTGGCCCTCGGTCGAGGCCGTCGAGCGCGCCGTCGCCCGGCTCTATCCGAATGTCCGCATCGACGTGGACGGCCAGAAGGACCTGGTCGCGCATATCGAGCGCCAGGATCTCGACGACCTTCTCGGCAACCTTGTCGAGAACGCCGCCAAATATGGCGGCGGCAGCGTGTTCATCACCGCGGGCGTTCAGGCCGGGTTCGTCGAGATCCTCGTCGAGGACGATGGCCGCGGCATCCCGGAGGCCGACCGCATTCGCATCTTCGACCGGGGCGTCCGCCTCGACAGCGGCAAGCCCGGGACCGGCCTGGGCCTGGCGATCGTTCGCGACGTGGCCGAGATCTACGATGGCACCGTCAGCCTCGAAGAGAGCGAAGATCTCGGGGGCCTGCTGGTTCGGCTAAGGCTGCCGGCGGCGAGCTAAAGCGACTTCATCGCCTCCGCGGCGATCGTCAGGCTCTTCCTGCGCGCATCGTGATCGAACATCGCGCTGGTCAGCATCAGCTCATCCGCCCCCGTCCGCGCCACGAACGCGGCAAGCTGCGCGCGCACTTTGTCGGGCCCGCCGATCGCGCTCGCCGAGAGCACCTGTTCGAGCATCGCATTGCCCTGCGGCCCCAGGCTCTCGCGATAGCCGCGCACCGGCGGCGGCAGCTGGATGCCGCGCCCGGTACGGATCGCGACGAACGCCTGTTGCTGCGACGTCGCGAGATATTCCGCCTCGTCGTCGCTGTCCGCGCCGAACACATTGAACCCGAGCATCAGATGCGGCTTGTCGAGCACTGCCGAGGGCCTGAAGTTGCGGCGATAGACATCGGCTGCTTCGTCCATCAACCCAGGCGCGAAGTGCGAGGCAAAGGCATAAGGCAGCCCCAGCGCCGCGGCGAGCTGCGCGCCGAACAGGCTCGATCCGAGGATCCAGAGCTTGACGTCCGCCCCCGCCCCCGGCGTAGCGCGGATGCCGGTCTGGCCGTCATCGGCGAAATAGCTTTGCAGCTCGACCACGTCCTGCGGGAATTCGTTGCCGCTGCCGCCCATGCCGCGGCGGATCGCGGCCGATACGCGCTGGTCCGATCCCGGCGCACGTCCGAGCCCCAAATCGATCCGTCCCGGGAACAGCGCATCGAGCGTGCCGAACTGTTCGGCAACCTGAAGCGGCGAATGATTGGGCAGCATGATCCCACCCGCCCCGACGCGGATCGTCGAGGTCGCGGCGCCGACATGGCCGATCACCACCGCGGTGGCGGCGCTGGCGATGCCCTCCATCCCGTGATGCTCGGCGACCCAGTAGCGAGTGAAACCGAGGCCCTCGGCATGCCGCGCCAGATCGGCGGCGTTGGCAAAGGCTTGGGAAGCGGTCCCACCCTGGACGATGGGAACGAGGTCGAGCAGCGAATAAGCGGTCATGCTCGGGAGATGGGTGGCGCAGGTCCGCTGCGCCACCCGAAGCTTTGCTTTCAGGCAGGCAAGCAGTTTCTCAGAACCCCAAGGTCAGCCGCACCGCTCCGCCCTTGTCGCTCGGCAAAGCGGCGTAGTTGCCTGGGTTGCGGCGCAGGAACAGGTTGCTGCTCAGGCTCCCGCCAAACACGGGCAAGGCATACCGCAGCTCGTAATCGACCTCGCGGCCCTGTGGCGCCAGGTTGATGAACCCCTTGTCCCAGGCGCTCACCGACATCGTCGCGTAATCCCAGTCGGCGGGGAGCGCGATGCCGATTCCGCCGCTGGCCACACGGAGCGGCTGGGCGATGCGCAGTCCGAAGCTGTCCGCGTCGGCGAAGAGCCCGTCCTTGCCGATATCCGCGGCGAACGCGCTGGTGCGGATCATGCCCCCGCCCTCGACGCCGTTGCGCAGCTTGGCCTTGGTCCGGCCCTGCCGCATCGAGCCGCCCAGCGACCAGCCCTCGCCCATCTCGTAACGCAGCCCGAGATCGACGAAATTGCTGTCCGCGCGCGCACCGCCCAGCCCGCCGCTGAACCGCGCGCCGAGCACCGTGTCGCGCTCGCTGAGCCGCGTGACCGACACGCCGACGCGCAGGTCGCCGAGTGCGCGGTCGAGCCCCAGCGTCGTGCGCCAATAGCCCGATCGCTGTGCATCCCAGCGCAGCGCCGCGAACTGCGTCTCGCGCCGGCTGAGCACCTGTCCCTGCTCCTGCGCGAGGCTCACGCCCCAGCGCCCGAGCGGGTGGCGCACCGCCACCGAGCCCTGCACATCGACGTCGAAACCCGCATCGCGCAGCGGATCGCGCGCGACGAGAAAGGCCGGATCGTCGCGTCCTGCCAGCCGCGCAGTGAGCGTATTACCCGTCTCCGACGCGCCGATCGCGAACTGCGCGGTGCTGCCGAGCTTGCCGCTCACCGTTGCGGCGAGCATCCGCGCGACATTGGCGTCGCGCGTACCGATGCCGAGCGGCTCGAGCCGCACCGTGTCGCGCGCCGGCACCAGCGAGACGGCGACGTTCAGGTCGCGCACCCCGGCCGAGAAGCTGCGCTGGCGCGTCGCCATCAGCGCAGGCAGGCGGCGGGCCGGTCCCTGGCGGACGATCGTCCGCGCCAGCTCGGTGGCGAAGGCACGGTCGAACGAATCGAGCACGACCGCGCCGAGCGCGCCCTGCCGGGCATCCCCCATCGGCAGCGACAGGGCGCCGTTGACCCCGCTCGAGACCACGCCGGTCGATCCCGCGAGCGAAGTCGTGCCCACCGGCTGGAAGGCACGCGTGAGGTCGATCACGCCGCGGCCATAGATCGCATCGATCCCCGCTTCGCCGGCGTCACGCGCCGTGGCG is a genomic window containing:
- a CDS encoding response regulator transcription factor, producing the protein MRLLIVEDEPNLGQQLRNALEGAGYAVDLATDGEEGLYLGSNEQYDAIILDLGLPEIDGLTVLDRWRKEGKTTPVLVLTARDSWSDKVAGLDAGADDYVAKPFQTEELIARLRALIRRASGNASAELIAGDIRLDTRSGKVTKAGEPVKLTAQEYKLLSYLLHHKGKVVSRTELIEHIYDQDFDRDSNTIEVFVTRIRKKLGPDVITTIRGLGYSLEEPAVA
- a CDS encoding sensor histidine kinase, producing the protein MILIASAWIFVLLVGGGVALDRVLTTAITRNFDEQLDYLLTSMIVSAELGPSGEVMLNRELADQRFLEPGSGAYWQISGKGFEPFPSRSLWDRKLRVNQRHDDRDLHIYDSDEFVDKTPRADRDPNDPSNQLLRIAERDLTLPGSPVRWKFQVAQSRDGLDAQIATLRRTLVRSFVLLGLGLIVMVGLQTWYGLLPLRKVRKEIARLRAGEASRIEDRMPAEIAPMVDELNALVEHNDRQAEEARRHAGNLAHALKTPLSVIMNAAAAGQDDLAPTVIREARTMRRQIDHHLARARAVGRRGSAHSRAQVWPSVEAVERAVARLYPNVRIDVDGQKDLVAHIERQDLDDLLGNLVENAAKYGGGSVFITAGVQAGFVEILVEDDGRGIPEADRIRIFDRGVRLDSGKPGTGLGLAIVRDVAEIYDGTVSLEESEDLGGLLVRLRLPAAS
- a CDS encoding S8 family peptidase; its protein translation is MRAIFHARLMQGVAIGGLLALAACGGGSGGGSRPAPIPAPAPPPVPVSTPTPTPAPVPTPTPSPAPTPTVNYDTAEYRATIGAISMNALTAYTHGGTGAGIRVGVIDSGIDLQSAEFGDCSGGVGTGSCRIAAASIAAAGNASIDDEGGHGTAVAFTIAGRRNDVGTHGVAFDAQLIVARADTPGTCTDTGDDGGCSFGDNAIAAGLDAARTGGARVVNISLGGDAPNARLLRAISDATAAGIVIVISAGNDGAKAEGVNPDPFAAGAAASAGARGLVIIAGSVGTNDQISSFSNRAGTGANTFLAAVGERVRAPDENATPLLWSGTSFSAPQIAGAVALLAQAFPNLTGAQIVQLLYATARDAGEAGIDAIYGRGVIDLTRAFQPVGTTSLAGSTGVVSSGVNGALSLPMGDARQGALGAVVLDSFDRAFATELARTIVRQGPARRLPALMATRQRSFSAGVRDLNVAVSLVPARDTVRLEPLGIGTRDANVARMLAATVSGKLGSTAQFAIGASETGNTLTARLAGRDDPAFLVARDPLRDAGFDVDVQGSVAVRHPLGRWGVSLAQEQGQVLSRRETQFAALRWDAQRSGYWRTTLGLDRALGDLRVGVSVTRLSERDTVLGARFSGGLGGARADSNFVDLGLRYEMGEGWSLGGSMRQGRTKAKLRNGVEGGGMIRTSAFAADIGKDGLFADADSFGLRIAQPLRVASGGIGIALPADWDYATMSVSAWDKGFINLAPQGREVDYELRYALPVFGGSLSSNLFLRRNPGNYAALPSDKGGAVRLTLGF
- a CDS encoding LLM class flavin-dependent oxidoreductase; its protein translation is MTAYSLLDLVPIVQGGTASQAFANAADLARHAEGLGFTRYWVAEHHGMEGIASAATAVVIGHVGAATSTIRVGAGGIMLPNHSPLQVAEQFGTLDALFPGRIDLGLGRAPGSDQRVSAAIRRGMGGSGNEFPQDVVELQSYFADDGQTGIRATPGAGADVKLWILGSSLFGAQLAAALGLPYAFASHFAPGLMDEAADVYRRNFRPSAVLDKPHLMLGFNVFGADSDDEAEYLATSQQQAFVAIRTGRGIQLPPPVRGYRESLGPQGNAMLEQVLSASAIGGPDKVRAQLAAFVARTGADELMLTSAMFDHDARRKSLTIAAEAMKSL